The following are encoded in a window of Desulfovibrio aminophilus genomic DNA:
- a CDS encoding transcription antitermination factor NusB: protein MARPGKPLPPARGVALRALSQCLWRGQDVQAALDASLSAQRLDPRDAGLVTELAYGYLRLKGRVDHVLSRFLGKPGAMPENLALGLGLAAYEILFLDKVPAYASVSWAVDWAKGQGEGRLSGLFNAVLRRVSDLGAAPREPGFYREGAADEVEFLCRWHSCPEWIVRLWLSAYGQERAEGYLAAQTRAPALGLVVSHGRQGRDLARALEHDPDLLAREGRAFAFPPATELDLDGEAAQYVTRQSFVARAALSVLAPGAWPEPVLDACAGRGNKTRHLLELGKSVIASDIHLGRLRALRRDMPEVPCFRARADRPAPLRSSPGSVLLDLPCSGLGVLSRRPDIKWKRGLRDVRDLTRLQAAILDASYEALRPGGVMAVITCTLNPDENELLVEGFRKRADKARVTRTWTTPHDTPLGEFFFSALIEKGK from the coding sequence GGCCAGGACGTCCAGGCCGCCCTGGACGCCTCGCTGAGCGCCCAACGCCTGGACCCGCGCGACGCGGGCCTGGTCACGGAGCTGGCCTACGGCTACCTGCGGCTCAAGGGCCGGGTGGACCACGTGCTCTCGCGCTTCCTGGGCAAGCCCGGGGCCATGCCCGAGAACCTGGCCCTGGGACTGGGCCTGGCGGCCTACGAGATTCTTTTCCTGGACAAGGTTCCGGCCTACGCCTCGGTGTCCTGGGCCGTGGACTGGGCCAAGGGCCAGGGCGAGGGGCGGCTGTCCGGGCTGTTCAACGCCGTGTTGCGCCGGGTCTCGGATCTGGGGGCGGCTCCGCGCGAGCCCGGGTTCTACCGCGAGGGCGCGGCCGACGAGGTGGAATTTCTCTGCCGCTGGCACTCCTGCCCGGAGTGGATCGTGCGGCTCTGGCTCTCGGCCTACGGCCAGGAGCGCGCCGAGGGCTACCTGGCGGCCCAGACCCGGGCCCCGGCCCTGGGGCTGGTGGTCTCCCACGGACGCCAGGGCCGCGACCTGGCCCGGGCCTTGGAACACGACCCGGACCTGCTGGCCCGCGAGGGGCGGGCCTTCGCCTTTCCCCCGGCCACGGAGCTGGACCTGGACGGCGAGGCCGCGCAGTACGTGACGCGCCAGAGCTTCGTGGCCCGCGCCGCGCTCTCGGTCCTGGCCCCCGGGGCCTGGCCCGAGCCCGTGCTGGACGCCTGCGCCGGGCGCGGCAACAAGACCCGGCACCTCCTGGAGCTGGGCAAGTCCGTGATCGCCTCGGACATCCACCTGGGGCGGCTCAGGGCCCTGCGCCGGGACATGCCCGAGGTGCCCTGCTTCCGGGCCCGCGCGGACCGTCCCGCGCCGTTGCGTTCCTCCCCGGGCAGCGTGCTCCTGGACCTGCCCTGCTCGGGCCTGGGCGTGCTTTCGCGGCGGCCGGACATCAAGTGGAAGCGCGGCCTGCGCGACGTGCGCGACCTGACCCGGCTCCAGGCGGCCATCCTGGACGCCTCCTACGAGGCCCTGCGGCCCGGCGGGGTCATGGCCGTGATCACCTGCACGCTCAACCCGGACGAGAACGAGCTGCTGGTGGAGGGCTTCCGCAAGCGCGCGGACAAGGCCCGGGTGACGCGCACCTGGACCACGCCGCACGATACGCCGCTGGGCGAATTCTTCTTCAGCGCCTTGATCGAGAAGGGGAAGTAG
- a CDS encoding TetR/AcrR family transcriptional regulator, with the protein MKRDARQAILDAGADLIHRQGFHNTGLADILAAAGVPKGSFYFYFKSKEDFGLALVEHHAQRMAGISASLLDQGDAPPLARMRRLFQTFREFQAEGGCARGCPLGNLAQEMSDLSPAMRQALQAAMSAMSERLAGLLAQARERGELKSGLDPRQAAGFILDAWEGALLRMKVEKDPAPLLRFEEFLFDHLLA; encoded by the coding sequence ATGAAGCGTGACGCAAGGCAGGCCATTCTCGACGCCGGGGCGGACCTCATCCACCGCCAGGGCTTCCACAACACCGGGCTGGCCGACATCCTGGCCGCCGCCGGGGTGCCCAAGGGCTCCTTCTACTTCTACTTCAAGAGCAAGGAGGACTTCGGCCTGGCCCTGGTGGAGCACCACGCCCAGCGCATGGCCGGGATTTCCGCCTCCCTCCTGGACCAGGGCGACGCCCCGCCCCTGGCCCGCATGCGCCGCCTGTTCCAGACCTTCCGGGAGTTCCAGGCCGAGGGCGGCTGCGCGCGCGGCTGCCCCCTGGGCAACCTGGCCCAGGAGATGAGCGACCTCTCTCCGGCCATGCGCCAGGCCCTCCAGGCCGCCATGTCCGCCATGTCCGAGCGGTTGGCCGGACTCCTGGCCCAGGCCCGCGAGCGCGGCGAGCTGAAGTCCGGCCTGGACCCGCGACAGGCCGCCGGCTTCATCCTGGACGCCTGGGAGGGCGCGCTCCTGCGCATGAAGGTCGAGAAGGACCCCGCGCCCTTGCTGCGCTTCGAGGAATTCCTCTTCGACCATCTGCTGGCCTAG
- a CDS encoding DNA-binding protein, producing the protein MDERTLTHADLAQGAGVSVTSIKSYRAKFPGFIPVASWTKPIRFRPEALPVCVRIRALFAEGRSVAQVRAALAQEFPENAAEKPAEEVRNPFAAGVSERSFQEFFQAAGKMMQGMAALATAQARADQRLTRLERALEDLASVQAQGAEAMTRLAAEIGEWSAGAARPRKVVAVRGTEGRTETYAFEERAEPAPKPAPSDLPPEPLLGLPVAIRTERGEFLGVPGRLSLAAFAAALERQAGSPADWTRAEDGFVLTLNLGGAAHALRFNPATSPSGVEVALLAGLDLDGGETTPAFIQEFVRQVRERMDRA; encoded by the coding sequence ATGGACGAGCGCACGCTGACCCACGCCGACCTGGCGCAAGGGGCCGGGGTCTCGGTGACGAGCATCAAGAGCTACCGGGCCAAGTTCCCGGGCTTCATCCCGGTGGCCTCCTGGACCAAGCCCATCCGCTTCCGGCCCGAGGCCCTGCCAGTGTGCGTCCGCATCCGCGCCCTGTTCGCCGAGGGCCGGAGTGTGGCCCAGGTGCGCGCGGCCCTGGCCCAGGAATTCCCGGAAAACGCCGCCGAGAAGCCCGCGGAGGAGGTCCGGAACCCCTTCGCCGCCGGAGTCAGCGAGCGCTCGTTCCAGGAGTTCTTCCAGGCCGCCGGAAAGATGATGCAGGGCATGGCCGCCCTGGCCACGGCCCAGGCCCGCGCGGACCAGCGGCTCACGCGCCTGGAGCGGGCCCTGGAGGACCTGGCCTCGGTCCAGGCCCAGGGCGCGGAGGCCATGACCCGGCTGGCCGCCGAGATCGGGGAATGGTCCGCCGGGGCGGCCCGGCCGCGCAAGGTCGTGGCCGTGCGCGGGACCGAGGGCCGAACCGAGACCTACGCCTTCGAGGAGCGCGCCGAGCCCGCGCCGAAGCCCGCGCCCTCGGACCTGCCGCCGGAGCCCCTGCTCGGCCTGCCCGTGGCCATACGCACCGAGCGCGGCGAGTTCCTGGGCGTGCCCGGCCGCCTCTCCCTGGCCGCCTTCGCGGCCGCCCTGGAGCGCCAGGCCGGGAGCCCGGCGGACTGGACCCGCGCGGAGGACGGCTTCGTGCTCACTCTCAACCTGGGCGGCGCGGCCCACGCCCTGCGCTTCAACCCGGCCACCTCGCCCAGCGGCGTGGAAGTGGCCCTGCTGGCGGGCCTGGACCTGGACGGCGGCGAAACCACCCCGGCCTTCATCCAGGAATTCGTGCGGCAGGTGCGGGAGCGGATGGACAGGGCGTAG
- a CDS encoding sulfite exporter TauE/SafE family protein, giving the protein MYFSVAGIEVQPWIPPLTAFCVSFFTSMGGVSGAFLLLPFQMNILGYVNPSVSATNHVFNITAIPAGVYRYIREGRMVWPLTWVVVIGTLPGVFIGSLLRVVYLPDPRNFKFFVGLVLLYIGGRMILDLLRKPAPGQDKKSAEKRFQETVKAWRSRAESTGEKLPAVRVTRFSTTRIAYEFYGEAFEISTPGILSLSLVVGVIGGTYGIGGGAIIAPFFVSVFGLPVYTVAGAALMGTCVTSLAGVTFFQVIAPWFPNQSVAPDWILGLLFGLGGMAGMYLGARCQKFVPARYIKWMLGAVIFWMALKYVVGFFL; this is encoded by the coding sequence ATGTATTTCTCCGTCGCCGGAATCGAAGTCCAGCCCTGGATTCCCCCGCTCACGGCCTTCTGCGTGTCCTTCTTCACCAGCATGGGCGGCGTGTCCGGGGCCTTCCTGCTCCTGCCCTTCCAGATGAACATCCTGGGCTACGTGAACCCCTCGGTGAGCGCCACGAACCACGTCTTCAACATCACGGCCATCCCGGCCGGGGTCTACCGCTACATCCGCGAGGGCCGCATGGTCTGGCCCCTGACCTGGGTGGTGGTCATCGGCACCCTGCCCGGGGTCTTCATCGGCTCGCTCCTGCGCGTGGTCTACCTGCCCGACCCGAGGAACTTCAAGTTCTTCGTGGGCCTGGTCCTGCTCTACATCGGCGGCCGGATGATCCTCGACCTGCTCAGGAAGCCCGCGCCGGGCCAGGACAAGAAGAGCGCCGAGAAGCGCTTCCAGGAGACGGTCAAGGCCTGGCGCAGCCGCGCCGAATCCACCGGCGAGAAGCTCCCGGCCGTGCGCGTGACGCGCTTCAGCACCACGCGCATCGCCTACGAATTCTACGGCGAGGCCTTCGAGATATCCACCCCCGGCATCCTCTCCCTGAGCCTCGTGGTGGGCGTCATCGGCGGCACCTACGGCATCGGCGGCGGGGCCATCATCGCGCCGTTCTTCGTCTCGGTCTTCGGCCTGCCGGTGTACACCGTGGCCGGGGCCGCGCTCATGGGCACCTGCGTCACCTCCCTGGCGGGCGTGACCTTCTTCCAGGTCATCGCGCCCTGGTTCCCGAACCAGTCCGTGGCCCCGGACTGGATCCTGGGCCTGCTCTTCGGCCTGGGCGGCATGGCCGGGATGTACCTCGGCGCGCGCTGCCAGAAGTTCGTGCCCGCCCGGTACATCAAGTGGATGCTCGGAGCGGTCATCTTCTGGATGGCCCTCAAGTACGTGGTGGGCTTCTTCCTCTAA
- a CDS encoding TOBE domain-containing protein: protein MKSRQPSPEPVPGRLNPSAVFAVPEGVKYLDTIDLARLTEAFAQWAELPRRADTRRSRLRLLLIYLLLRHTGARLGEVLALDDAADLDPVAGVVRFRGRKSTREVRLADEAAAEMRRLLADPALLPLRGALCRMDQGHIRRKFQERARAAGIPLELANPTVLRRSRAIELLRGDMPLKVVQDLLGQSSADLTAAFLDFSAEDKKRITEHILERESRRKTSARNAFFGKVARVVQGDIQARVELSTLGGHAISSIITVDSVQSLGIRPGMLLTAEIKAPWVLVETCEPEPRSSAENRLHGVVERVLAGQVTAEVIVRLADDTRVCSVTTAESAQRLGLRADDSAWVTFSAYSVILKVD, encoded by the coding sequence ATGAAGAGCCGTCAACCATCGCCGGAGCCCGTCCCGGGCCGCCTCAACCCCTCGGCCGTGTTCGCCGTGCCCGAGGGGGTGAAGTACCTGGACACCATCGACCTGGCGCGGCTGACCGAGGCCTTCGCCCAGTGGGCCGAGCTGCCCCGCCGCGCGGACACGCGCCGGTCGCGGCTGCGGCTCCTGCTCATCTACCTCCTCTTGCGCCACACCGGCGCGCGCCTGGGCGAGGTCCTGGCCCTGGACGACGCCGCGGACCTGGACCCCGTGGCCGGGGTGGTCCGCTTCCGGGGCCGCAAGAGCACGCGCGAGGTGCGCCTGGCCGACGAGGCCGCCGCCGAGATGCGCCGCCTCCTGGCCGACCCCGCGCTCCTGCCCCTGCGCGGCGCGCTCTGCCGCATGGACCAGGGCCACATCCGCCGCAAGTTCCAGGAGCGCGCCCGGGCCGCCGGAATCCCCCTGGAACTGGCCAATCCCACGGTCCTGCGCCGCTCCCGGGCCATCGAGCTGCTGCGCGGCGACATGCCCCTCAAGGTGGTCCAGGACCTGCTCGGCCAGTCCTCCGCGGACCTCACCGCCGCCTTCCTGGACTTCTCCGCCGAGGACAAGAAGCGCATCACCGAACACATCCTGGAGCGCGAGTCCCGCCGCAAGACCAGCGCGCGCAACGCCTTCTTCGGCAAGGTGGCCCGCGTGGTCCAGGGCGACATCCAGGCCCGCGTGGAGCTTTCCACCCTGGGCGGACACGCCATCTCCTCGATCATCACCGTGGACAGCGTGCAGTCCCTGGGCATCCGGCCCGGCATGCTCCTCACCGCCGAGATCAAGGCCCCCTGGGTCCTGGTGGAGACCTGCGAGCCCGAGCCCCGTTCCTCGGCCGAGAACCGCCTGCACGGCGTGGTCGAGCGCGTGCTGGCGGGCCAGGTCACGGCCGAGGTCATCGTGCGCCTGGCCGACGACACCCGGGTCTGCTCCGTGACCACGGCCGAAAGCGCCCAGCGCCTGGGCCTGCGCGCCGATGATTCCGCCTGGGTGACGTTCTCCGCCTACTCCGTGATCCTCAAGGTCGACTGA